In a genomic window of Ipomoea triloba cultivar NCNSP0323 chromosome 3, ASM357664v1:
- the LOC116013373 gene encoding serine/threonine-protein kinase STY8 isoform X1, producing the protein MAIDDNESCGSRAMEPSSPKHIWQQRQRFEVFSEVLSRLRDLNLDDVNLPGFEDQLWLHFSRLPARYVSDVNVERAEDVLMHKRLLNLAEDPDNRPAFEVRLVQVHPIHQGGSADSIKMISAMKDEAQSFHPPPTFGSSPNLQALELHDNNDHHNDPESDINSTSGTLRPMHEITFSTVDKPKLLSQLTSILSEVGLNIEEAHIFSTTDGFSLDVFVVDGWPYEETEMLRGEIQKEILKTKEQPQLIPTPTDDQNQTPPESNSECVKIPTDGTDDWEIDARLLKFENKVASGTFGDLYKGTYCSQDVAIKVLKAEHLNVDMLKEFSQEVFIMRKIRHKNVVQFIGACTRQPNLCIVTEFMSRGSVYSFLHKQKGNFKLPTLLKVAIDVSKGMSYLHQNKIIHRDLKTANLLMDEHGVVKVADFGVARVQAQTGVMTAETGTYRWMAPEVIEHKPYDHKADVFSFGIVVWELLTGEIPYAFLTPLQAALGVVQQGLRPTVPKDTHPKLVELLEKCWQPDPNQRPEFSEILEILLRIAKGVGDDGEEKHKEKSIGSFFHSFRKGHH; encoded by the exons ATGGCGATCGATGACAACGAGAGCTGCGGCAGCCGCGCGATGGAGCCGTCGTCGCCGAAGCACATCTGGCAGCAGAGGCAACGCTTCGAAGTCTTCTCCGAAGTGCTCAGCCGGCTCCGCGATTTGAATCTCGACGACGTCAACCTCCCCGGCTTCGAGGACCAGCTCTGGCTTCATTTCAGCCGCTTACCTGCAAG ATATGTATCGGATGTGAATGTTGAAAGAGCTGAAGATGTGCTCATGCATAAAAGATTGCTGAATCTAGCTGAGGACCCCGATAACAGACCCGCATTCGAAGTCCGCCTTGTGCAG GTTCATCCTATCCACCAAGGAGGTTCGGCAGATTCCATTAAAATGATTTCTGCAATGAAAGATGAAGCCCAAag TTTCCACCCCCCTCCAACGTTTGGTTCATCACCTAATCTTCAAGCCCTTGAACTCCATGACAACAATGATCATCATAATGATCCTGAAAGTGATATCAATTCAACTTCAGGGACTCTCAG GCCTATGCATGAGATCACTTTTTCAACTGTGGACAAGCCAAAGCTTCTCTCTCAG TTAACTTCTATACTTTCTGAGGTTGGACTCAACATTGAAGAAGCCCATATCTTTTCTACTACTGATGGCTTCTCCCTAGATGTCTTTGTAGTTGATGGATGGCCTTATGAG GAAACTGAGATGCTCAGGGGTGAGATACAAAAGGAAATTTTGAAGACTAAG GAGCAACCACAACTCATCCCAACTCCTACTGATGATCAGAACCAAACACCGCCAGAATCTAATTCCGAATGTGTAAAGATACCTACAGATGGAACTGATGACTGGGAAATTGATGCACGCCtgttgaaatttgaaaacaaaGTTGCATCTGGTACATTTGGAGATCT ATATAAAGGCACATATTGTAGTCAGGATGTGGCCATTAAAGTCCTTAAGGCAGAGCATTTGAATGTGGACATGTTGAAAGAGTTTTCTCAGGAAGTCTTCATCATGAG gAAAATCCGGCACAAAAATGTTGTCCAATTTATAGGTGCATGTACACGGCAACCAAATCTGTGCATTGTGACTG AGTTCATGTCTAGAGGAAGTGTGTACAGCTTCTTGCACAAACAAAAGGGGAATTTTAAGCTTCCTACTCTGCTCAAGGTTGCAATCGATGTTTCCAAAGGAATGAGCTATCTtcaccaaaataaaattattcacCGGGATTTGAAGACTGCCAATCTTTTGATGGATGAGCATGGA GTTGTCAAGGTGGCTGATTTTGGGGTTGCCAGAGTGCAGGCTCAAACTGGAGTCATGACTGCAGAAACTGGAACATATCGTTGGATGGCTCCTGAG GTAATTGAGCACAAACCATATGATCACAAAGCTGATGTTTTCAGCTTTGGAATAGTTGTGTGGGAACTTCTTACTGGAGAA ATTCCATATGCCTTCCTAACACCTTTACAAGCAGCCCTTGGTGTTGTGCAACAG GGGCTACGGCCAACAGTCCCCAAGGATACACATCCTAAGCTTGTTGAACTTCTCGAAAAATGTTGGCAACCAGACCCAAATCAAAGACCCGAGTTTTCAGAGATTTTGGAGATTTTGCTGCGAATTGCCAAGGGG GTTGGAGATGATGGAGAAGAAAAACACAAGGAGAAATCAATTGGTAGCTTTTTCCATTCCTTTAGAAAGGGCCATCACTGA
- the LOC116013373 gene encoding serine/threonine-protein kinase STY17 isoform X3, which yields MISAMKDEAQSFHPPPTFGSSPNLQALELHDNNDHHNDPESDINSTSGTLRPMHEITFSTVDKPKLLSQLTSILSEVGLNIEEAHIFSTTDGFSLDVFVVDGWPYEETEMLRGEIQKEILKTKEQPQLIPTPTDDQNQTPPESNSECVKIPTDGTDDWEIDARLLKFENKVASGTFGDLYKGTYCSQDVAIKVLKAEHLNVDMLKEFSQEVFIMRKIRHKNVVQFIGACTRQPNLCIVTEFMSRGSVYSFLHKQKGNFKLPTLLKVAIDVSKGMSYLHQNKIIHRDLKTANLLMDEHGVVKVADFGVARVQAQTGVMTAETGTYRWMAPEVIEHKPYDHKADVFSFGIVVWELLTGEIPYAFLTPLQAALGVVQQGLRPTVPKDTHPKLVELLEKCWQPDPNQRPEFSEILEILLRIAKGVGDDGEEKHKEKSIGSFFHSFRKGHH from the exons ATGATTTCTGCAATGAAAGATGAAGCCCAAag TTTCCACCCCCCTCCAACGTTTGGTTCATCACCTAATCTTCAAGCCCTTGAACTCCATGACAACAATGATCATCATAATGATCCTGAAAGTGATATCAATTCAACTTCAGGGACTCTCAG GCCTATGCATGAGATCACTTTTTCAACTGTGGACAAGCCAAAGCTTCTCTCTCAG TTAACTTCTATACTTTCTGAGGTTGGACTCAACATTGAAGAAGCCCATATCTTTTCTACTACTGATGGCTTCTCCCTAGATGTCTTTGTAGTTGATGGATGGCCTTATGAG GAAACTGAGATGCTCAGGGGTGAGATACAAAAGGAAATTTTGAAGACTAAG GAGCAACCACAACTCATCCCAACTCCTACTGATGATCAGAACCAAACACCGCCAGAATCTAATTCCGAATGTGTAAAGATACCTACAGATGGAACTGATGACTGGGAAATTGATGCACGCCtgttgaaatttgaaaacaaaGTTGCATCTGGTACATTTGGAGATCT ATATAAAGGCACATATTGTAGTCAGGATGTGGCCATTAAAGTCCTTAAGGCAGAGCATTTGAATGTGGACATGTTGAAAGAGTTTTCTCAGGAAGTCTTCATCATGAG gAAAATCCGGCACAAAAATGTTGTCCAATTTATAGGTGCATGTACACGGCAACCAAATCTGTGCATTGTGACTG AGTTCATGTCTAGAGGAAGTGTGTACAGCTTCTTGCACAAACAAAAGGGGAATTTTAAGCTTCCTACTCTGCTCAAGGTTGCAATCGATGTTTCCAAAGGAATGAGCTATCTtcaccaaaataaaattattcacCGGGATTTGAAGACTGCCAATCTTTTGATGGATGAGCATGGA GTTGTCAAGGTGGCTGATTTTGGGGTTGCCAGAGTGCAGGCTCAAACTGGAGTCATGACTGCAGAAACTGGAACATATCGTTGGATGGCTCCTGAG GTAATTGAGCACAAACCATATGATCACAAAGCTGATGTTTTCAGCTTTGGAATAGTTGTGTGGGAACTTCTTACTGGAGAA ATTCCATATGCCTTCCTAACACCTTTACAAGCAGCCCTTGGTGTTGTGCAACAG GGGCTACGGCCAACAGTCCCCAAGGATACACATCCTAAGCTTGTTGAACTTCTCGAAAAATGTTGGCAACCAGACCCAAATCAAAGACCCGAGTTTTCAGAGATTTTGGAGATTTTGCTGCGAATTGCCAAGGGG GTTGGAGATGATGGAGAAGAAAAACACAAGGAGAAATCAATTGGTAGCTTTTTCCATTCCTTTAGAAAGGGCCATCACTGA
- the LOC116013373 gene encoding serine/threonine-protein kinase STY17 isoform X2 produces the protein MAIDDNESCGSRAMEPSSPKHIWQQRQRFEVFSEVLSRLRDLNLDDVNLPGFEDQLWLHFSRLPARYVSDVNVERAEDVLMHKRLLNLAEDPDNRPAFEVRLVQVHPIHQGGSADSIKMISAMKDEAQSFHPPPTFGSSPNLQALELHDNNDHHNDPESDINSTSGTLRPMHEITFSTVDKPKLLSQLTSILSEVGLNIEEAHIFSTTDGFSLDVFVVDGWPYEETEMLRGEIQKEILKTKEQPQLIPTPTDDQNQTPPESNSECVKIPTDGTDDWEIDARLLKFENKVASGTFGDLYKGTYCSQDVAIKVLKAEHLNVDMLKEFSQEVFIMRKIRHKNVVQFIGACTRQPNLCIVTEFMSRGSVYSFLHKQKGNFKLPTLLKVAIDVSKGMSYLHQNKIIHRDLKTANLLMDEHGVVKVADFGVARVQAQTGVMTAETGTYRWMAPEKSRSCCCPITDPVFLLYIQMGRFHMPS, from the exons ATGGCGATCGATGACAACGAGAGCTGCGGCAGCCGCGCGATGGAGCCGTCGTCGCCGAAGCACATCTGGCAGCAGAGGCAACGCTTCGAAGTCTTCTCCGAAGTGCTCAGCCGGCTCCGCGATTTGAATCTCGACGACGTCAACCTCCCCGGCTTCGAGGACCAGCTCTGGCTTCATTTCAGCCGCTTACCTGCAAG ATATGTATCGGATGTGAATGTTGAAAGAGCTGAAGATGTGCTCATGCATAAAAGATTGCTGAATCTAGCTGAGGACCCCGATAACAGACCCGCATTCGAAGTCCGCCTTGTGCAG GTTCATCCTATCCACCAAGGAGGTTCGGCAGATTCCATTAAAATGATTTCTGCAATGAAAGATGAAGCCCAAag TTTCCACCCCCCTCCAACGTTTGGTTCATCACCTAATCTTCAAGCCCTTGAACTCCATGACAACAATGATCATCATAATGATCCTGAAAGTGATATCAATTCAACTTCAGGGACTCTCAG GCCTATGCATGAGATCACTTTTTCAACTGTGGACAAGCCAAAGCTTCTCTCTCAG TTAACTTCTATACTTTCTGAGGTTGGACTCAACATTGAAGAAGCCCATATCTTTTCTACTACTGATGGCTTCTCCCTAGATGTCTTTGTAGTTGATGGATGGCCTTATGAG GAAACTGAGATGCTCAGGGGTGAGATACAAAAGGAAATTTTGAAGACTAAG GAGCAACCACAACTCATCCCAACTCCTACTGATGATCAGAACCAAACACCGCCAGAATCTAATTCCGAATGTGTAAAGATACCTACAGATGGAACTGATGACTGGGAAATTGATGCACGCCtgttgaaatttgaaaacaaaGTTGCATCTGGTACATTTGGAGATCT ATATAAAGGCACATATTGTAGTCAGGATGTGGCCATTAAAGTCCTTAAGGCAGAGCATTTGAATGTGGACATGTTGAAAGAGTTTTCTCAGGAAGTCTTCATCATGAG gAAAATCCGGCACAAAAATGTTGTCCAATTTATAGGTGCATGTACACGGCAACCAAATCTGTGCATTGTGACTG AGTTCATGTCTAGAGGAAGTGTGTACAGCTTCTTGCACAAACAAAAGGGGAATTTTAAGCTTCCTACTCTGCTCAAGGTTGCAATCGATGTTTCCAAAGGAATGAGCTATCTtcaccaaaataaaattattcacCGGGATTTGAAGACTGCCAATCTTTTGATGGATGAGCATGGA GTTGTCAAGGTGGCTGATTTTGGGGTTGCCAGAGTGCAGGCTCAAACTGGAGTCATGACTGCAGAAACTGGAACATATCGTTGGATGGCTCCTGAG AAAAGTCGTTCCTGTTGTTGCCCTATCACTGACCCTGTCTTCCTGTTGTATATACAAATGGGCAGATTCCATATGCCTTCCTAA